A window of the Helianthus annuus cultivar XRQ/B chromosome 4, HanXRQr2.0-SUNRISE, whole genome shotgun sequence genome harbors these coding sequences:
- the LOC118491402 gene encoding ATPase family AAA domain-containing protein 1-B-like translates to MLAKAIAKESGAVFINVRISDLMSKWFGDAQKLVAAVFSLAYKLQPAIIFIDEVDSFLGQRRTSDHEALTNMKTEFMQLWDGFTTDQNARVMVLAATNRPSELDEAILRRLPQAFEIGIPDRKERADILKVILKGERVEEDIDLDSIAALCEGYTGSDLLELCKQAAYFPIRDLLDDEKKGKSPLLPRPLSQADLEKVVVKSKKTRVAAREYSGLSSQSEVWSMPREATDDYQVQAAINELSKIVASHIINIRSDNQDRQD, encoded by the exons ATGCTTGCAAAAGCTATTGCTAAAGAGTCCGGCGCTGTTTTTATCAACGTCAGAATATCAGATTTGATGAGCAAATGGTTTGGAGATGCACAAAAACTCG TTGCTGCGGTATTTAGTTTGGCATACAAGCTCCAGCCTGCTATAATATTCATTGACGAGGTCGATAGTTTTCTTGGTCAACGGCGCACGTCAGACCATGAAGCATTAACCAATATGAAGACCGAGTTTATGCAATTATGGGATGGTTTTACCACAGATC AGAATGCTAGAGTGATGGTGCTTGCTGCAACTAATCGTCCTTCAGAGCTTGATGAAGCAATACTGAGACGACTTCCACAGGCATTTGAGATTGGAATACCCGACCGCAAAGAAAGGGCTGACATTTTGAAGGTGATTTTGAAAGGCGAGAGAGTAGAGGAAGACATTGATCTTGACTCCATAGCTGCATTATGCGAAGGTTATACTGGCTCGGATCTGTTAGAGCTCTGCAAGCAAGCTGCCTATTTTCCCATTAGGGATTTATTAGATGATGAAAAGAAGGGGAAGTCACCACTT CTACCAAGACCATTATCACAAGCAGATCTGGAGAAAGttgtggtgaaatccaaaaagaCGAGGGTAGCAGCAAGGGAGTACAGTGGTTTGAGCTCACAATCTGAGGTATGGTCAATGCCAAGGGAagcaacagatgattatcaagtTCAAGCTGCCATTAATGAGCTCTCAAAGATTGTTGCTTCCCATATTATAAACATTAGATCAGATAATCAAGATCGTCAAGATTAG